The genomic window CACTTCGCTCGTCAGCATCTTGCTTTTCAAAGCGGCCTCGAAACGAGCGTTTCCAGTACCGGTCGGTTTCGCGGTCACGGTGTACTCGACGCGAGCACCGGGCTTCATCGATTTGATCGGACTGAACGTTACCGTATCACCTTCGTTTTGAACTTCGGTGGGCCCATCGGCCGAATCGAACTTCAAGTTATCTGGCAATCTCGCGATCAGCTCCACATTGTGATCCGGCGCATCGCCTTCGTTCCAAACCTGGATGGTATACTGCACCTTCGATCCGCTCTTCACAGGATCTTCGTCATCGATGACGGCAATCTGCAAAGCGGGCAGACGGACAACCTCGGCGGTTGCCATGGCCGTAGCGGTAGCTTCGGCAGTCGACTTGGCTTGATCCTCGGCTTCATCGATCGTGCACACATGCGTGGCACGAACTTCGGTAGGAATCTCTTTCAAATTGTCGGTCCGAATCGCGTAGGTGAACTGCGCGGTTTGGCCGGGCTCTAGGCGATCGATTTCAAACGACCGATCCTGCATCTGCTGGCTATCCGAAGCGGTCTTTTCTTGACCGCCGTTCTGCTTTTTAGAATCCTGCTTGGGTGCCTTGGTTGGCTGGCCCTTCGCTTGATTCTTGTTGGACGCCTGGCTTGCCGAGTCATCCGTTTTCAGCTGAACCTCGCCCATATCGGCAAGATTTGCCTTGGAAGGCCAATGCACCGTCACATTGACCGATTCGGCGGCAACGTTTCCGGAGTTGGTGACCTTGGCGGTAAAGTTGGCCATGCCGTTTCCGTACACTCGATCTGGACCGTCCACTTTAACGACCAAGTCCGCAGCGATCACTTTGGTGGTCGTCTCTTTACTGCGGCTCTTCAGGTCACTGTTTTCGGCCTTGGCAACCGCTCGGCTGCTGAATTCACCAGGCTTCTGTGCATAAACACGGGCTACGAATTCCCGCGTATCGCCGGCTTTCAAACCATCGACCGGGAACGACAACTCGGTGTCTCCATCGATGGTCGCTAGGCCATCGCCCAGCGAGTCCGTGACGGTGAATTTGCCAACATCGCCGCTACCACCGTTCTTGACCGTGTAGGTCAGTTCGAAGGCGTTGCAGCGATTGGCTTTCTTAGGAGCCGTCTTGGTCAGCTCTAGCTCTGGCTTGACGACTTGGCTAGTCAAACACAACGCGGGCGTATAGCTAGCAATCTCCAGGCAACTTCGCAGCTCGCCCTCTTCGTCGGCCGTGGCCTGCACCGTAAAGGTGCGGCTTTCACCCGGCTTCAGCATGTCAATCTTCATCTTGTCCTGCGACCCGCTGGATTGCTTTTGCTGCTTGTCAGACTGTTTCTGCTGCTTGTCAGCATTGTTCTGCTGCTTGTCCGCTTTGCTCTGTTGTTTGTCGGCCTGGTTTTGCTTGTCAGTCTTGTTTTGCTTGGACGACTGCTGGTCTTGTCCTTGCATCGAAACCGATTCGATACTGAAGCCTTTGGCTTTGCGTTGCTTCAACTGAATGTTGTGCAAGACAACGTTGTCCGAATGGTTCGTCACCTCCACTTGGTAAGTGAAGGACTCGCCGACCCGCGCTTGCTCGGGCATGGCGGCTCGGATACCCAACAGGCCATCACCTGTTCGGATTGAGTTTTCTGCGGCTGGCGTGTCAGCGAGCGCAGTGGTCGCTAACATGGCGGTGCAAGCAAAGGCTTGCAGGACGCAACGAGGTGTTCGTAGCATCGGTGTCTCCTTGGAAGGGGGTACATGGACGGAATCGTCAGAAGCCAGATGAGGCTCGATCGTTGAGTTTGCCTTCGTCGCAATGTACGTGCCAAACCAATCCCGACATTGCGAAAGGCTGGTCTTAACGCACCGACGCGTGCGAGCAGAAGGCCGCAGCTATTCATTTCACGTCCCCTGCGACTGCAGCGTGGCACCGCGAGAATTTCCATCGAACGGCAATCGTTCGAAGTGTCAGCTGATCCACCAGCGTGCTGCGATTTCGCTGTTGAGTTCGCTCGTCGGCGAGTTTTGCAGCGTCACAGCTTGACGGCGATCACGACCCATAGGGCGAGTTCTCGCCCGGATCGTCGCCCTGCTTTTGCAGCCCGTAAACGGATGGTTCCCTCGGACACAACACGGTTGTTATGATGCGGGAACGGACAAGTGAATGAAGGAACCTGAGCAACGAACAAGAAGAACCTGTTATGGAATCGATAAGACTGCTGTTGATTTGCCTAAGTTTGTGTGGCGCCGCAATTCCGGCCGCGTCGCAGGATGCACCAAACATGCCCGCCAAGCCAAATATTGTCCTGATCATGGCGGATGATTTGGGAGGCCGAGATCTGCCGGCATACGGTAATCGCTTTAACGAGGCACCCAATATTGATCGCTTGGCCGCCGAAGGAATGCGATTTCGTAACGCTTACGCCGCTCCCGTGTGTTCGGCGACACGGGCGAGTATTCAGTCGGGGCAATATCCGGCCCGGGTGGGGATCTTTGATTTCATACCGGGACATTGGCGTCCCTACGAGAAAGTGATTGTTCCCACACATAGAACCCAGCATTTGCCGGAGGACATTGTGACGCTTGGCGATGCCATGCAAGCGGCCGGGTACAAGACGGGGTATTTTGGAAAGTGGCATCTCCATAACGGACGGCAGAATTTACCGAACACCCGCGGCTACGATACTGCTCATATGTATGCGGGCGGCGGATTCTACTCGCCCAAATTCGTGCCCCCGTACAACGGCGGGGGCGGCCAACGTCTGAGCACGCAACTGACGGAGATGAGCATCGACTTCATGAAGGAAAACAAACAGCAGCCGTTCTTCCTTTTCCTCTCTCACTACGACGTGCATGTGCAACTGGATGCCGACAAGGACTTGATCGACAAGTATCTGAGCAAGCCGAAAGCCGCGGATTATCCCAGCAACGCCGTCTATGCCGCAATGATCGAGCACGTGGACGACAGCGTCGGCGAGATGCTGCAAGCGATCGAGGAGTTGGGGCTGGCCGACAATACGATTTTCATTTTCTATTCCGACAACGGCGGAGTGGATAATCGCTTCGATAACGTTCCATTGTTGACCGGTAAGGGTAAGGCGGCGTATCCAGAAGGACATCCCCTGACCTATATCGCCACATCGAATGCACCGTTACGCGCAGGCAAAGGGACGCTCTATGAAGGCGGAATTCGCGTGCCGCTGGTGGTGCGTTGGCCAGGCAAGGTGCCTGCGGGGTCCACCTCCGATGCTATTGTCTGCAGCGCGGATTTCTATCCAACGTTTCTGGATGTAGGCCAAGGGAAAGCACCACCGCAACAAGTACTCGATGGCGTCTCCATGCTTCCGGCGTTGACGAAAAACAGTTTTGATTCGTCGCGAGAAGTGTTCACGCATTATCCGGTCTTCCACCACGAGCAACCGATGTCGGCGCTGAGAAAAGGGGACTGGAAGATTGTGGAAAATCTAGTTTCGGGAGAGTTCGAACTTTTCAACCTGAAATACGATGTCAACGAAATGACTGACCTGAAATTCAGCTACGCAGAAAAGACGGCTGAAATGAAAGAAGCTTTGGACAAGTGGCAACGCGACACGAATGCACAGCATCCCGTGCCGAATCCCGACTTCGATCCGGCGCGACGTTACGAATGGGGAAAGCACCCATATCGGCAGTAATGGATTCACGGACCAGCACGGTCCGCCGCTTCGGCAGGCTTGACGGTGATCACGACCTTGCCATGGTCGACGCCGGACTCGATGCGGCGATGAGCCTCGGCGGTGTGGGCTAGATCGAAGCGGCTGTCGATCGTGACGTTCAATTGGCCCGCTTCGTGTAACCGGATCAGCTCTTCCAAATCGTCGGCCTTGGGTTTGGCCAGCATCACCGTGCCGGATTTGGAAAAGGGCCAGGTCAACACGGTCATCAGCATGCCCTGGATGTCCGGTTCGGTCGAAACATAGCGTGCCCCTTCGTTCATCACCGAACGCGAATCCCAATAGCCCGACTTGCCCGCCGCATCAAATACGATGTCCCAGTGCTGATTCAACTCGGTGAAGTCGACGTGCTCGTAATCATAGAACTGGTCCGCCCCCAAGGAGAGACAGAATTCCTTGTTGTGCCCGCTGGCTACTGCCGAGACGGTACATCCATAAGCTTTGGCGATTTGCACGGCGAACATCCCCACACCGCCGCTGGCCCCGTTGACCAACACGTGCTCTCCGGCCTGCATCTTCCCGTGGTCGCGGAGCGATTGCAGAGCGGTGGTTCCCGCCAGTGGCATCGCGGCGGCAATCTCCATGCTCATCGACGCCGGCAATTTGGCCACCGCGTCGACGGCACAACTGGCGTACTCCGCGCACGCTCCACCGCGCGAGTGCGTCAGAAACGCCATCACGCGGTCGCCTGGTTTCAGCGGCCCCCCGTCTTCGCCATCCACTACCACGCCGGCCACGTCGTAGCCGGGCACGCGAGGAAAGCCGCCCGGCAAAACGCCTTTCATCTCGCCGCGTCGCAACCGATAGTCGATCGGATTGACGCTGCAGGCATAGACTTCGATCAGCACCTCGCCGGTGATCCGTCTGGGGATCGAGATTTCGGCCAGCTGCAACTGCGACGGATCGCCGTAGTCTTCGTAGACGACCGCTCGCATCGTCTGCGACTCCGTTTCGATGGCGTGTTGAGTGGAATCAGGCGTCTTGGTGGACATGCGTAGCTCGCTCATTTGCACAGGGACGTGGGTAAACACGCCCCCCTTTATTTGCACACTGCATGCCAAAAACGCAGCCCCAGCAGGTCCCGCCGCCGGTCCACGTCACGATCGTCAAACAGCTTGACCAGATCCTATCTCCCTGAGACGGTGAAATGCTTTTAGGGAATCCGCGTCATTCGCCCCAAGAAGCCCGATATTCGTTTTCCAACAAGAGCTT from Roseimaritima ulvae includes these protein-coding regions:
- a CDS encoding CARDB domain-containing protein, translating into MLRTPRCVLQAFACTAMLATTALADTPAAENSIRTGDGLLGIRAAMPEQARVGESFTYQVEVTNHSDNVVLHNIQLKQRKAKGFSIESVSMQGQDQQSSKQNKTDKQNQADKQQSKADKQQNNADKQQKQSDKQQKQSSGSQDKMKIDMLKPGESRTFTVQATADEEGELRSCLEIASYTPALCLTSQVVKPELELTKTAPKKANRCNAFELTYTVKNGGSGDVGKFTVTDSLGDGLATIDGDTELSFPVDGLKAGDTREFVARVYAQKPGEFSSRAVAKAENSDLKSRSKETTTKVIAADLVVKVDGPDRVYGNGMANFTAKVTNSGNVAAESVNVTVHWPSKANLADMGEVQLKTDDSASQASNKNQAKGQPTKAPKQDSKKQNGGQEKTASDSQQMQDRSFEIDRLEPGQTAQFTYAIRTDNLKEIPTEVRATHVCTIDEAEDQAKSTAEATATAMATAEVVRLPALQIAVIDDEDPVKSGSKVQYTIQVWNEGDAPDHNVELIARLPDNLKFDSADGPTEVQNEGDTVTFSPIKSMKPGARVEYTVTAKPTGTGNARFEAALKSKMLTSEVVSEEPTRLFDPSNN
- a CDS encoding sulfatase produces the protein MESIRLLLICLSLCGAAIPAASQDAPNMPAKPNIVLIMADDLGGRDLPAYGNRFNEAPNIDRLAAEGMRFRNAYAAPVCSATRASIQSGQYPARVGIFDFIPGHWRPYEKVIVPTHRTQHLPEDIVTLGDAMQAAGYKTGYFGKWHLHNGRQNLPNTRGYDTAHMYAGGGFYSPKFVPPYNGGGGQRLSTQLTEMSIDFMKENKQQPFFLFLSHYDVHVQLDADKDLIDKYLSKPKAADYPSNAVYAAMIEHVDDSVGEMLQAIEELGLADNTIFIFYSDNGGVDNRFDNVPLLTGKGKAAYPEGHPLTYIATSNAPLRAGKGTLYEGGIRVPLVVRWPGKVPAGSTSDAIVCSADFYPTFLDVGQGKAPPQQVLDGVSMLPALTKNSFDSSREVFTHYPVFHHEQPMSALRKGDWKIVENLVSGEFELFNLKYDVNEMTDLKFSYAEKTAEMKEALDKWQRDTNAQHPVPNPDFDPARRYEWGKHPYRQ
- a CDS encoding NAD(P)-dependent alcohol dehydrogenase; translated protein: MSTKTPDSTQHAIETESQTMRAVVYEDYGDPSQLQLAEISIPRRITGEVLIEVYACSVNPIDYRLRRGEMKGVLPGGFPRVPGYDVAGVVVDGEDGGPLKPGDRVMAFLTHSRGGACAEYASCAVDAVAKLPASMSMEIAAAMPLAGTTALQSLRDHGKMQAGEHVLVNGASGGVGMFAVQIAKAYGCTVSAVASGHNKEFCLSLGADQFYDYEHVDFTELNQHWDIVFDAAGKSGYWDSRSVMNEGARYVSTEPDIQGMLMTVLTWPFSKSGTVMLAKPKADDLEELIRLHEAGQLNVTIDSRFDLAHTAEAHRRIESGVDHGKVVITVKPAEAADRAGP